TCGCCGCCAATAAGCAATGTTCGGAAGATGTCATTCGGGAAGCCAGCCGCCACGAACACACTCTCGATGGCGAGTGCACAGCCCGGTACGTTGGACGCATGTTTCAGAACCGCGCCGTTACCCGCCATGAGCGTTGGGGCTGCAAAGCGGAAGACCTGCCACAAAGGGAAATTCCACGGCATTACGGCCAGGATGACACCCAGCGGCTGATAGCAGACGAAGCTTTCCGATGCATCCGTCTCGACGGGCTCCGGGGCCAAAAAATCGTCTGCCCGATCGGCATAGAAGTCACACACCCATGCGCATTTCTCCACCTCCGCCTGTGCCTGGTCAATCGGCTTTCCCATCTCCATCACCATCAGTCGGGCCAGTTCGCTACGGCGAGTGCGCAGAACCGCCGCCGCCTTCCGCATGAGATCCGAACGCACGGCAAATGGCACTGACCTCCATGTGAGAAACGTCGCATGCACATAACCCAGTATATCATCGACGTCAGCCACTGAGTAAGCGGCATACGATCGCATGATCTGACCGGTCGCGGGATTCAAAGATTGAATCATGACGGATTCACCTTTCAGGCATAAGTGCGGATGGTTCGTCGTTAAACCCCGGATGAAGGATGTCTACGGTGCTTTGATGACCTCGACGTTGTTGCCGTGGCACGAGTTGCACGCTCCGCCTGTTACTTCGGATATCATCATCCGTGTTGTGACACCAGCGGACACGGTGACATACCTGCCGTCCTGGAGGTTCAGTTGCTCCGTCGTGTAGAAATTCCCCCTGTCGTCTACCTCCAGACTCACGAGGACCACACCCTGCTCGTTCGGCTCGGTATAGATTCGGACGACGGTACCCGGATTGATGGTCACGCCGTCATCCTTGTAGACGGTGCCGGCGACAACGAATACTCCTTCGCCCCCTCCTCCGGACTGATGACAGTTCATACAATTCCTGCCGGCGTTGTGACTCTCGCTCTCGCCGAATCGGCTGACCATGATCTCATCATCCTCACTGTGTCCATCTGAATCACATCCTCCCATCATGAAGAGTGCCAGGGCAAAAAGGAGAACCCTCGCTTTGCGAAATGCGGTTGGGAGATACGTGGTCATGGATCAATTACCTTGATTCTGGGGGTTTCGAAGCCGTTGGCGGTAGCTGTAGATGGTCGCCCCCACACGCGTCGTACAGGAATCCCCTGCAGTATATTTCGGGTGCGATCCTTAGCTATATGTGATACAAATCTTCCGCGAGATGTTTCTCGCTCGGTGAATGAGAAGAATCATTGGAACAACGGGTGCGCTGGCGCTCGCCATTCTTATCGGGTCGTGCAGCAATGACTCGCCCGTTCAAGTACCTGACCTGACCGGAGACGGCACAGTCATCAATGCCAAAGTGCTGGGTGTCTGCTTCATGGATGGTTCAGACTGTCTGTCGACCTACGTCGATCTGGGCCCATACGAAGATCTTACCCCGGCGGGAAAACTGGAGATGGCGCCCGCTTACATATTTCCTGCAGTTCCTGCGAACAGCGGGGGGAAACCGAATCCATGGGATCCGCAGGGTTTATACAACGCCTATCGTCTGCAGAATAATGTATTTGGAGTCGATGCCCGCGTGTGGGAGATGTTCTTGCTCGAGGGCGCCAGAATGTCGCTGATGGCGACGCCTGAGGCGGGGGTGACGTTGTGGGGTGCGGGATCTGATCCGAACAATCCGCGGCGTCGAGATCTGTTCGTCAACCCGATCACGAGTGAGGAGGAAGTGCTTGCCCTTGTGGAGGCCGGTGAACTCCGAATGATTCAAACCAATCTCTTCACAGACTGCCCGCTTGAAAAGGCGCGCGAGGGAGATATCGTCGTGAATCTGAATCCTCGAGTTCCTCTCTGCGCACACTAGCGCCCGGATTTAACGGTATCGGCTGTAGAGACGCAATTCCCGGCTACTGCCAGCCCTCATCCACGTGGTACTCCGTTCCGTCCGAGAACCTGAGTCCGCGCGCGCTGACACCGGCCACGAAGATATACTTCTTGCCCGTGATGATACTGACCGGCGCACGACTGAGGTCAAGCGGGTGTGGTACGCGGACCGGACGCCAGCGGTCGCGGTCGAAAGTCTTGTAGTGGGTAATCTGCTTCATTACGGTTGATCTGCCTGGGCAGGAGATCGTTGGGCTCCCGTTTGCGGCACTTCGCTGCCTGTTCATTATCGCTGCAAGGTGTGTGCCAAGGCCGTCGCAGGACCATTTCGGAAGATGTGGGTCACTCGACGTATCCATATGTGCGGCAATGTTGTACCTTCCCTGGGAATTTCTTGCCCTCAGGGACAGCTGCGGAAGGCGGCACTGCCTTCGGGCGGACCCGGATTCGCTCGTCTCATTCAGACACTGTATTGCATCAGCGGTCGCAGTGTTTTGCCGCGGGCATAGAGGCAATTCTCTCAGGAGGTTGTCCGGTTTGTCACTGGACTGCGTGACTACAATCAGACCACAGACGGAGAATCTGAAGGCACGAGATCCGGTGGCAGCATGGATCATGACCCGGTCGATACACGAAGAGGTTTCACTACGTTCAGGACACCCGTTGGCTTGCTGGCCGCGACAATTCTGGTGGTGTCGGTGTTTCCGCCGTGCTCGGTGGCGCAGCCGGGCGATGTTTATGCGAACGATGACAGGGCGAATGTCATCGCAGTTGAGCTACGGGAGGATCCGGGTGTTTTCCCCGACTCTTCCGACCGGGCTCGAAGTCGGCTGGCTCTACTGCCCATCGTCTTCTCATCTCCAGATACGCGGTTCGCGTTCGGTGTGCTGCCGCAGTACATCTTCCGCCTTGCGCCTGACAGTCGGCCATCGAGTTTGCGAGCGGATGCCTACTACACACTGAACAAGCAGTACTCGGTGCAGCTTTCACCCGACGTGTGGCTGGCGAGAAATCGGTACAAGATGAGTGGCAAGTTGGAGTTCAAGGAATGGCCGACATCGTACTACGGAATCGGTGGATCGCTTGAAATGGCGTCTGATAGTCTCGACCATGAAGCGTTTACGGAGCGGCTTTTCGGTGTGTCAGCGGAGGTCCAGCGGCAGCTGCTCCCCGGGCTGTTCGTCGGTGTCTCATATGCGGTCAGACATGGGCGCATCAAGGACCTGAGTCCCGGCGGGGAACTGGCATCCGGTCGCGTGACTGGAAGTGGGACCGGTACGGCCTCCGGCATCGGGCTGATCCTGACATGGGACACCCGCGACCACATCTACTTTCCGAGGTCGGGGAGCCTGCATCGAACATCTGCCGCCGTGTTTGATGCAGTTCTCGGCAGTGACTACGGTTTTGGTGGTTTCGAGATTGATCTTCGGCGGTACGTGCCTCTGGCCTCGAGGCACGTCGTCGCTCTGAAACTGGAGGGAAGCTTTCGTTCGGGCGCACCACCGTTTCGAATGCTTCCGGGTCTTGGCGAATCGCTCCGTGGCTATAACACGACCCGGCATATCGATCGGAATCGTGCGTCCATTCAGGTCGAGTATCGCTTTGTGCCGGTCTGGTGGCGGCTGGGGTTCGTGGTGTTTGGCGGAGTGGGCGACACGGCGTCGCGAATTCAGGACCTGGGCCGGAGACAACCGAAGTACGCATTTGGTTTCGGCATTCGCGGGGTTGCTTTCGAGGGCGAGATGATCACAGTGCGGTTCGACTTCGGATTCGGTCAATCAAGTTCCGGAGACTATCTCGATCTCAATGAAGCATACTAGAGCGATCCACACGAGGTCAAAGGAACCGCTGGGCGAAATGTGTCGCTGCCGCTGTATCGTACCGTAGCCCGCTGATCCTCTGGCCGAGAGCATTCAACTGATCCTGGACGATTTCGAACCACCATTTCTTCAACGCTGCAATTATCCGCTCTGGCGGCACTCCGAATTCTTCCGCAAGGCTGATGACCAAGGCTTCATCCACCGATGGCGTGTACAGATGGACGTCCTCGGCAAAGCCCAGTGTAATGCGAGCGGAGTCGCCCTCCGGGTCAAACAAATCCTTCGAATAGTCCGTTGCCATGATAGACCCCGTTGCTCTATTACTAGACGTTCTGCTGCTAAGAAACGAACCGTTGGGCTGCCAATGTGTAGGTGATAAACCTAAATCGTCGTTCGAAGGATAATCGATCGGGGTACTCGATTGGCATGAAAAAAGAACTTTTACAGGAGCTGCGGCAGCTTTTGGCCGCCGAGAGGGTGTTGTCTCTGGGTGTGCTTCGAGACGGAAATCCTTACGTCGGTCTGCTGCCGTACGTCGTTGCGCGGGACTTCTCCTGCGTGTTCATTCATGCTTCGCGCCTGGCGCTGCATTCGGCGGGACTCGTGGAGGGGGCGCGCTTCTCGGTGATGATCCACGGCCCGGTCTCGTCGGATTCGGATCCACTTCAGATTCAGCGCGTGACCCTTGACGGAAGCATTGGGCAAATCGCGCGCGATTCCAGGGACTACGTAGTGGTTAGAGGGATGTACGTCGAACGATTTCCAACCAGCGCACGCACGTTTGAGCTCGGCGATTTCAGCCTTTACCGTCTCCGATTTGATGGCGGGAGATATGTAGGAGGTTTTGCGAGGGCTCGGTCACTTGGTCCGAAGGATATCGAGGCGCTGGGCACAGGGCCGGAGGAGGGTCCGCCGGCGAAGCGGGAGTCGTAGCTCGCTAAGCCGTGACCGTTCTGGAGGTCGCTGCCATCCGCCCTTGCCACATTACGCCAAATCCGCCGGGACGACAGAGTGGACAGCAGGCAACCGATTCATTGCGCCGAAAACCCCCGATGAGGCCGGGCGCCGCTGTGGTGGGGAAGGCTGTTTCGATGAAGGAGCGTGATCGTGAAGACTGCCGGGACGCCGTTACTTCTGCGATCTGAAATGCGGCTATGCAGTTGTGGACACTGGACGGTTCCATGTCATTTCCTGGAGGTCGCCATGAGGTATTCCCGGGCCGTAGTTGTGTTGTCAGTAATCACTGCCTCGCTGGTTGGTTGCGATATCGAGGGGGAAGATGTCGCTCTGTTTAACAACATCAACGAGCTGGTTATTGTTGGTCGAACGACGGATGGAGTGTCGTTTGATCGAACGCGTGTGCGAATGTTTGTACATCTTCATCGATCGTCGCACTTCAACGATGTGCCATCGGCCAGGCTCAACTTGAAATGGTATCGTACCGACGACCAGGGCAACCGAGTCGGACTGAGCGAGACGTCCCGCATCTTCTTCGACGCGGTGTCCGAGGGTGACTACTACGCACGTGCCTTCCTAGATCTCAATGGCGATTCGGAGTTGAGCAGGGGTGAACCGTGGGATGTCTGGTCAGATGCGTTCGGTGAGCCGGAAATGGTGCGGGTTCGAGAAGAGTCGCGGTGGAAGCTTGTCTTCGAGTTCGACGAGCGCGTGGGACGGCTGCCGACAAGCTGAATAGTCGAGCACCGGTCCGACTGGGCTGTGGCAGATCCCGGTTTGCGTTCTCTGCCAAGAATCACTCCTTCAGTTGTTCTGAAAAGGTTTTCAGGATACTTTTCGGCGTGTCCTTGACTCACAGCCGGTACACGCATGAATCGAGTTCAAACGTCGTTTCTCGCCGCTGTCCTGGTACTGTTTGCATCCCTTCCGGCAAGTGCACAGTTGACGCCTGACCAGGCCATCATTCAGATGGGCCGAGGCATCAATCTTGGTAACACCCTCGAGCCGCCACGGGAGGGTGACTGGAATAATGGTCCGGCCCGCGAATACTACTTTGACGACTTCAAGACGGCGGGTTTCGCGACCGTGCGAATACCGGTCCGCTGGGATGAGCATACCCAGGATGCACCGCCGTTTGCCGTTGAGGAGGCCTGGATGGATCGGGTAGAGGAGGTCGTGGACTGGGGATTGTCCCGCGACTTCTTCATCATCATCAACGGCCACCATGAGGATTGGCTGAAGGCGGGGTACGCCAACAATACGCTCAGGGCGCGATACGACAGCATATGGAGTCAGATCGCCGTTCGTTTCAAGGACAAGTCTGAAAAGCTGTTCTTTGAGATCATCAACGAGCCGTATGGCATGACAGTCCCGCAAGTCGACGATCTCAACACTCGTATTCTCGAAATCGTCAGAAGGACGAACCCGACAAGAATCGTCATCTTCTCGGGGAATGAATGGTCTGGCGCGTCGCAACTGTTTGCTGCGAGGATCCCGACTGACGATTACCTCATGGGGTACTATCATTCGTACGATCCATGGGAGTTTGCGGGACTGGCTCAAGGGACATGGGGATCGGTGGCGGAACGGGCGGCCGTTGCCGCACAGTTTCAATCAGTTGCGAACTGGTCAGCGACCCATGGAATTCCCGTGATGAACAGTGAGTTCGGTTCCGTACGATCGGCCGACTTCAACTCGCGCATGGCCCACTATGCCGCATACGTGGAAGGATGTGTCACCCACAACATTGCCTGTCAGGCGTGGGATGACGGCGGCGACTTCGAGATATACCGGCGGGACGAGCGGGCCTGGAATGAGGCGAAGGATATTCTCTTGCATACGTATCCCGATGGGCCCACTGACATCAGTGCCGCCATCGTCAGCGACTCAATTGTCACCCTGCAGTGGACGAATCGCTCATCCAGTTTCTTTCGGATACGGGTCGAGCGGCGAGCCGGTAGCGGGACGTTTGTGCCGATTGCCGAGGTGCCTCCTTCTACGACGCAGTACGCCGATTCCACGACATCCGGAGGCGTGACCTACTACTACCGTGTCATTGCCGAGTCGGGCCTCGTATCGCCCCGCTACTCGTATCCGATCCGCGTCCGCGTCGCCCCGTGGATGCGGTCGAGTTTTCACGGGTCTCCCGCGATCATCCCGGGCGTAATCGAGGCTGAGGACTTTGACATCGGCGGAGAGGGATTGACGTACCACGACACGGACGAATCGAATGTCGCGGGCGCATATCGTCTGACTGAAGCCGTCGACATCGAAGCCCGCTCTGATGGCGGCTTTCAGGTAGCATACATAGAGTCGGGAGAGTGGCTGGAGTATTCGGTTGATGTGCAGGAAGCAGGCGACTATTTGGTGACCGCTTATGTCGCATCGTTGGATGGCGGCGGCCAGTTTGGATTCGGGTTCGATGGCCGGAAGACCCGCACGTTATCCGTCCCGAGCACGGGTGATTGGGAGACGCTAAGTCCGGTCAGTAGATCGATCTCACTGCCCCAGGGCCAACAGACGATGCGCGTTTCGGTTTTCTCGGCCTTTCCGTTCAACATCGATCGCTATGTGATCGAAAAGGCGAGCGCGACATCTGTGTCGGAAAACTCCGTGACGCCGGAGGTTGAAATGTACCCGAACCCGATGCGTGAAGCGCTGACGATCTCATACAGCCACCCTGTCCCTGCCTTCGTCAGGGCCGAACTATTCAACATCCTTGGTCAACGCGTCAGGCTGATCGAAATTCAAAGCGGCAACACGAGCGTATCGATGACGGATCTTCCGAAGGGTGTGTACTTCGTGCGCGTATACGTCGACGAACACATCGTCGAACAACAGATAGTGGTCAGACAATAGGTGTGTCGCGGCATGAGCGAGCTTACAGCTCCGCCAGCAGCGCCTCAACGTCAAGTGGCCGGGTAAACATCTCCAGTCCGCCGTCCGTCTTACGCGGCCATTCTTCCGTTGGGCGATCGCGATAAAGCTCGAGGCCGTTGGCGTCCGGATCCGTCAGGTAGATCGCTTCACTTACACCATGATCCGCCGCACCATCGAGCGCAATTCCCGCCTTTCGAAGTCTCACTACCGCATCCGCGAGACTACGACGATCCGGATATCGGATGGCCACATGGTAGAGACCCGTAGTCCCACGTGGTGGGGCGATTCCTCCTGCGCTCTCCCACGTGTTGAGACCGATGTGGTGATGGTAGCCGCCGGCGCTGACGAAGGCGGCAGACTCTCCCATCTTCTGCATCAGCTCGAAACCCAGCACGTCGCAATAGAACCGAAGCGACCGATCGAGGTCGGCGACCTTCAGATGTACGTGACCGATATCGATCCGCGAATCAATTGGTGTAGACATGGCGTGGCGATTTATCAAGAAACATGTTTGCGCTCGAAAATAGCAAAAGCCGCGTCGTCCGGGGTGAGGCCATGTAACGGTCGGCGTTCGGTGCCAGACATCCGGATCGACAGGGCCACCGGCTGGTTTATGTGCCGGCCCTCCGTTTGATCTTTGTCGTCGGAATCTTATATACGGCATTACGACTCGCCCGGAATCCTTCGACTCGCCGATTCCGCCAGCTCCGACAAGAATCAAAATCCGAGTGCGCTGCGGACCCAGGTCTGCGGCGGCCAGGTAATCGTAATGTCCATGAAAACGACGCTGCCCGTCTTGCTGGTTCTCGTTCTGGGCGTGTATGACGCGCATGGGCAAGATGTCGGGACACGTACGGATTCGGTAAGTGTCACGTCCGGGCTGGAACTCTATCGGCAGATGTACTGTGGCCTGTGCCATGCGCTTGAAAAGGCGGGGACGCGTGGAATTTTTGGGCCCTCGCACGATGGCATGGCTGAGATTGCCGAGCAGCGTGTGAAGGATCCGAACTACGCAGGCGAGGCGAAGACGGCTGAAGAGTATGTTCGTGAAAGCATTGTTCAACCGGCCCTGTATATCGCGCCTGGATTCGAGACCACTGTACATCGGATGCCGGCGTATACTCACCTTTCGGACGAGGACGTTTACGCCATCGTGCAGTTCTTAATCGCGGATGAATAAGTGCTGCTAGCACGTGGCGACCACTGTAGCAATATCCACTGTTAGTCTGGTTCACTGAGATGAAAAACAGTTCGCTTTCGTTGCAAGTCTTGTTATGTGTCGTGATCCTTGGGGCGACTGCTGTCGTTCCGTTTGAAGGTGTGGCCCAGGAAGCGGGTACGGTCCTGACGAGCGGGTTTAATGGTCCGATGGGTATTCTCGCTGCAGCCGATGGCAGTATTCTGGTGATCGACACGGGTGTTGGAGGAGACACCGAGTTCGAGTTTCCCCATTTTGAAACCGGCGTATTGACGACGGTCAGTTTCGGGGAAACGGCACGTGTGATCCGGGTCGCAAAGGACGGCTCTCAGACTGTCCTCGCGGCTCTTCCGTCGATGATTCTGGGTCCGGGGGAGTCGGCGGGAGGTGCTCGTCTTACGATGATCGACGGAGTGCTGTATGCGACCAGCGGTATGTGGATGGCCGGAGGCGGAGACGAGCCCAGAACCAATATGGCGTCGATCGTTCGGATCGAGGATGGAGAGGCAGTCGAGATAGCCAGTACGTATACGATCGAGAGGAAGTTGAATCCGGACAGCCTGATTGTGGAGTCCAATCCGTACGGGATCGTTGCGGGGCCGGACGGCTATCTCTGGGTCGCGGATGCAGGCGGCAACAGTCTGCTCAAGGTTGATCCCGGGACCGGAGCTACAGAGTTGGTCGCTTCGTTTGGAGCGGTCCCGAGCCCGCTGCCCAACCCCAACCGGGGCGGAAGAATGGAGGCCGACCCGGTGCCGACGGGACTCGCCTTCGATGCGGGCGGCAACCTGTTTGTGGCCTTGCTTCCGGGCTTCCCCTTCATTCCTGGATCAGCCCGGGTTGTTCGCGTGAATCCCGACGGAGAAGTGAGCGACTACGCCACGGGGCTCACGATGCTGGTGGACCTGAGGCTGGGACCTGATGGCGAGCTCTATGCCGTATCGCTCGGACGTTTCACCGAGGAGGGTCCGCAGCCCAACTCGGGCGCAATCGTCCGCATAGCGGAGGGTGATCAATCTGAAGAGGTCTTGACGGGACTTTCCTTCCCGACTTCGATCGATTTCAACGACAACGGAGAAGCGTTCGTCACAATCAACGGCGTCGGTGCTCCCGGTACGGGCGAGGTTGTGGTTTTTCCGAAGTTCTGAGTCGCCGCATACGGATGCACTCAAAGTTTACAGCCCGCCCGCGCTGTGCGTGTGGCGGGCTGCGTATACTGTGACTTCCCAGAGCTGTCGACCGCGGTGTCTCATAGTACGGCGTAGTCGGCGGGACTTCAGGTTTACTCGCCCAGGATGAGCGCGACGGCCATGCCGGTACTTGCGGTAGCACTTCCCTTTTTGAACGAGATGGTGGCGCTGTTCGTCGCGTCGGTCGCCATCGCGTACATCTGCTACCGTCTCCGACTTGTACCGATCGCGGGGTTCCTGATTGCGGGTGTGATCATCGGACCGAATGCGCTGGGGCTCGTTTACGATCAGGAGTTGGTCGACATCCTCGCTGAAGTGGGAGTGATCCTGCTCCTCTTTACGATTGGCGTCGAGTTCAGCCTTGACCATCTGGCCAGGATCAGCCGCGCGATATTTGTGGGCGGAGGGATACAGGTCGGGCTTACGATCGGGCTCGTGACGATCTTTCTCGCGATGTTCGGCGTGTCGTGGCAGGCGGGTGTTTACACCGGATGTCTTGTAGCGCTAAGCTCAACGGCCATCGTACTCGGACTTCTGGGAGAGCGGAATGAGATCGAGACATCGTCGGGCAGGATGTCGCTCGCGATACTCATCTTCCAGGACCTCGCCATCGTCGTGATGGTCCTCCTGGTCCCGATTCTTGCGGGTACCGGCGGTACTGCGATCGATCTTCTGGTGGCGCTGGGTCGGGCGCTGTTGGTGATCGCTGTCGTAGTTGTTCTCGCGCGGCGCGTAGTGCCGTGGATTCTAGAGAAGATCGTCAAGACGCGCAGGAGCGAATTGTTCTTGCTGGCCGTCGTGGCGATCTGCTTCGGGACGGCGGCCGCATCGAGCCTGGTTGGACTGAGTCTTGCGCTGGGGGCGTTTCTGGCCGGACTGGTCGTCAGTGAAAGTCGCTACGCGGAACAGGCTCTCAGTGAGGTGCTGCCCCTCCGAACGGTGTTCAACGCGGTCTTCTTTGTCTCGGTGGGGATGCTGCTCGACATCAATTTTGTCATCCAGAATCCGCTTCTTGTTCTGGGCGTGACGGGTGTGATCATGGTGCTCAAGATCGCGACCACGACGGGCGGTGTGTTGGCACTTGGTCTGCCCGTTGGGACAGCGGCGATCTCGGCTCTCGCGCTTGCACAGATCGGTGAGTTCTCTTTTGTACTGGAGCGTGCCGGTCGGGCGAACGGGTTGTCGCCGGTGGGCCTTGGTGAAACAGGCGAGCAGACCTTTATCGCGGTGACGGTATTACTGATGCTCCTCACGCCGTTCTTTATGCAGGTTGCTCCTCCAATTGCGGACTGGCTGGGGCGCACACGGCTGGGCCGGATGGGCGCGGACCGTGCCGATCAGTCCGATGGGGCTGTGCCGGCGCTTGAGGACCACGTGATCGTCGTCGGTTACGGCCCCGGTGGGCAGCGGCTCGTGCAGGTCCTGCGCGATTCCGGCATCCCGTTCGTGGTGGTGGAGATGAATCCCAGGGCCATTGCGATTCTGGATGAGCAGGGCATACCAGCGATCTACGGAGACGCGGCCCGGCCTCATATTCTGGAGAAGGCGGGTGTGCATTATGCCAAGCTCTGTGTGGTAATCACACACGACACACGTTCGGCGCCACGCGTCACGCAGATTGCGCGCCACCTGAATCCGACCCTGCAGATCATCGTCCGCACGAGATTCCTTCGCGACATTGACGATCTGCACGAGCTTGGCGCCGACGTCGTGGTTCCAGAGGAGATGGAGACGACGGTTCGTGTGTTTACACATGTCCTCGGGGCGTACATGATTTCACCGGCAGAGATCGACGAGCACATTCGAACGCTACGTGCGAGCGACTATTCGATTGTGCGCGGTAGCATCCAGGAGGCTCACCTTATGGTGCTCCAGGGCCTCGACGAGGAAGGGCTACATACGCGAGCTGTAGCAGTTCGCGAAGGCGCTCCCGCGGCAGGCAAGACGCTCGCGGAACTGGAGCTACGCCAGGCGTACGGAATCACCGTGATAGCGATCCGACGCGACGGAAAGACGCAGGCCGGTCCCGCGGGAGGTTTCCGAGTGGAGCCGGGAGACCGTCTAGTGCTGTTCGGTCTGGCGGAGGATTTTGTGAAGTCTGCCGATCTGTTTCGAACGGCGGCGAAGGCACCCAGAGCGCAGCGATGAGCGACGCATGTTGT
This genomic window from Rhodothermales bacterium contains:
- a CDS encoding cellulase family glycosylhydrolase, whose translation is MNRVQTSFLAAVLVLFASLPASAQLTPDQAIIQMGRGINLGNTLEPPREGDWNNGPAREYYFDDFKTAGFATVRIPVRWDEHTQDAPPFAVEEAWMDRVEEVVDWGLSRDFFIIINGHHEDWLKAGYANNTLRARYDSIWSQIAVRFKDKSEKLFFEIINEPYGMTVPQVDDLNTRILEIVRRTNPTRIVIFSGNEWSGASQLFAARIPTDDYLMGYYHSYDPWEFAGLAQGTWGSVAERAAVAAQFQSVANWSATHGIPVMNSEFGSVRSADFNSRMAHYAAYVEGCVTHNIACQAWDDGGDFEIYRRDERAWNEAKDILLHTYPDGPTDISAAIVSDSIVTLQWTNRSSSFFRIRVERRAGSGTFVPIAEVPPSTTQYADSTTSGGVTYYYRVIAESGLVSPRYSYPIRVRVAPWMRSSFHGSPAIIPGVIEAEDFDIGGEGLTYHDTDESNVAGAYRLTEAVDIEARSDGGFQVAYIESGEWLEYSVDVQEAGDYLVTAYVASLDGGGQFGFGFDGRKTRTLSVPSTGDWETLSPVSRSISLPQGQQTMRVSVFSAFPFNIDRYVIEKASATSVSENSVTPEVEMYPNPMREALTISYSHPVPAFVRAELFNILGQRVRLIEIQSGNTSVSMTDLPKGVYFVRVYVDEHIVEQQIVVRQ
- a CDS encoding BamA/TamA family outer membrane protein, which codes for MDHDPVDTRRGFTTFRTPVGLLAATILVVSVFPPCSVAQPGDVYANDDRANVIAVELREDPGVFPDSSDRARSRLALLPIVFSSPDTRFAFGVLPQYIFRLAPDSRPSSLRADAYYTLNKQYSVQLSPDVWLARNRYKMSGKLEFKEWPTSYYGIGGSLEMASDSLDHEAFTERLFGVSAEVQRQLLPGLFVGVSYAVRHGRIKDLSPGGELASGRVTGSGTGTASGIGLILTWDTRDHIYFPRSGSLHRTSAAVFDAVLGSDYGFGGFEIDLRRYVPLASRHVVALKLEGSFRSGAPPFRMLPGLGESLRGYNTTRHIDRNRASIQVEYRFVPVWWRLGFVVFGGVGDTASRIQDLGRRQPKYAFGFGIRGVAFEGEMITVRFDFGFGQSSSGDYLDLNEAY
- a CDS encoding sodium:proton exchanger → MPVLAVALPFLNEMVALFVASVAIAYICYRLRLVPIAGFLIAGVIIGPNALGLVYDQELVDILAEVGVILLLFTIGVEFSLDHLARISRAIFVGGGIQVGLTIGLVTIFLAMFGVSWQAGVYTGCLVALSSTAIVLGLLGERNEIETSSGRMSLAILIFQDLAIVVMVLLVPILAGTGGTAIDLLVALGRALLVIAVVVVLARRVVPWILEKIVKTRRSELFLLAVVAICFGTAAASSLVGLSLALGAFLAGLVVSESRYAEQALSEVLPLRTVFNAVFFVSVGMLLDINFVIQNPLLVLGVTGVIMVLKIATTTGGVLALGLPVGTAAISALALAQIGEFSFVLERAGRANGLSPVGLGETGEQTFIAVTVLLMLLTPFFMQVAPPIADWLGRTRLGRMGADRADQSDGAVPALEDHVIVVGYGPGGQRLVQVLRDSGIPFVVVEMNPRAIAILDEQGIPAIYGDAARPHILEKAGVHYAKLCVVITHDTRSAPRVTQIARHLNPTLQIIVRTRFLRDIDDLHELGADVVVPEEMETTVRVFTHVLGAYMISPAEIDEHIRTLRASDYSIVRGSIQEAHLMVLQGLDEEGLHTRAVAVREGAPAAGKTLAELELRQAYGITVIAIRRDGKTQAGPAGGFRVEPGDRLVLFGLAEDFVKSADLFRTAAKAPRAQR
- a CDS encoding glyoxalase, producing MSTPIDSRIDIGHVHLKVADLDRSLRFYCDVLGFELMQKMGESAAFVSAGGYHHHIGLNTWESAGGIAPPRGTTGLYHVAIRYPDRRSLADAVVRLRKAGIALDGAADHGVSEAIYLTDPDANGLELYRDRPTEEWPRKTDGGLEMFTRPLDVEALLAEL
- a CDS encoding ScyD/ScyE family protein, which encodes MKNSSLSLQVLLCVVILGATAVVPFEGVAQEAGTVLTSGFNGPMGILAAADGSILVIDTGVGGDTEFEFPHFETGVLTTVSFGETARVIRVAKDGSQTVLAALPSMILGPGESAGGARLTMIDGVLYATSGMWMAGGGDEPRTNMASIVRIEDGEAVEIASTYTIERKLNPDSLIVESNPYGIVAGPDGYLWVADAGGNSLLKVDPGTGATELVASFGAVPSPLPNPNRGGRMEADPVPTGLAFDAGGNLFVALLPGFPFIPGSARVVRVNPDGEVSDYATGLTMLVDLRLGPDGELYAVSLGRFTEEGPQPNSGAIVRIAEGDQSEEVLTGLSFPTSIDFNDNGEAFVTINGVGAPGTGEVVVFPKF
- a CDS encoding c-type cytochrome, whose protein sequence is MKTTLPVLLVLVLGVYDAHGQDVGTRTDSVSVTSGLELYRQMYCGLCHALEKAGTRGIFGPSHDGMAEIAEQRVKDPNYAGEAKTAEEYVRESIVQPALYIAPGFETTVHRMPAYTHLSDEDVYAIVQFLIADE
- a CDS encoding aldehyde dehydrogenase family protein, giving the protein MIQSLNPATGQIMRSYAAYSVADVDDILGYVHATFLTWRSVPFAVRSDLMRKAAAVLRTRRSELARLMVMEMGKPIDQAQAEVEKCAWVCDFYADRADDFLAPEPVETDASESFVCYQPLGVILAVMPWNFPLWQVFRFAAPTLMAGNGAVLKHASNVPGCALAIESVFVAAGFPNDIFRTLLIGG